Proteins found in one Panicum hallii strain FIL2 chromosome 4, PHallii_v3.1, whole genome shotgun sequence genomic segment:
- the LOC112888682 gene encoding DNA-dependent metalloprotease WSS1: protein MEVGDLHKVWEVRELKRKPDAPAARALLDRIAKQVQPIMRRRKWRVKVLSEFSPRSPRLLGLNVGKGIEVKLRLRRDGRDLDFIPYEEVLDTMLHELCHNERGPHDAQFYKLWDELRKECDELVSKGITGTGQGFDGTGRRLGGFTIHPLPPSLRQATAAAAQKRARNGALLPSGPTKLGGNNYIMSVLSPVQAAAMAAERRMHDDLWCGSHDQSGIDDSDDVIILKEPPNLTAMDGKTTKGSCSNTFAESSASSVIHTAPRDGSSSFRTTSDAGDDSKWECGACTLLNEPLAPICEVCGTEKPKIAKAKYATWSCKFCTLENSTKLDKCSACDQWRYSYGL, encoded by the exons atggaggtgGGCGACCTGCACAAGGTCTGGGAAGTCCGGGAACTCAAGAGGAAGCCCgacgcgcccgccgcccgcgcgctcctCGACCGCATCGCCAAGCAGGTCCAGCCCATCATGCGCCGCCGCAAGTGGCGCGTCAAGGTCCTCTCCGAGTTCTC GCCACGGAGCCCCAGGCTGCTGGGGCTCAACGTCGGCAAGGGCATCGAGGTCAagctgcggctgcggcgcgaCGGCCGCGACCTCGACTTCATCCCCTACGAGGAGGTGCTCGACACCATGCTCCACGAACTCTGCCACAACGAGCGCGGGCCCCACGACGCGCAGTTCTACAAGCTCTGGGACGAACTCCGCAAG GAATGCGACGAACTTGTTTCGAAGGGTATCACTGGAACAGGACAAGGGTTCGATGGTACAGGAAGGCGACTGGGTGGATTTACAATACATCCGCTGCCGCCATCTCTTCGACAAGCTACGGCTGCTGCTGCACAGAAGCGGGCAAGGAATGGAGCTCTATTGCCATCTGGACCAACAAAGTTGGGTGGAAACAATTACATTATGAGTGTGCTTAGTCCAGTACAAGCTGCTGCAATGGCAGCTGAAAGGAGAATGCATGATGATTTGTGGTGTGGATCCCATGATCAATCTGGTATTGATGATTCGGATGACGTTATTATTCTTAAAGAACCACCTAACTTGACAGCAATGGATGGAAAAACCACAAAGGGTAGCTGTTCCAACACTTTTGCAGAATCCAGCGCTTCGTCTGTAATTCACACAGCACCACGAGATGGTTCCTCATCTTTTAGGACAACAAGTGATGCAGGCGATGATTCAAAGTGGGAATGTGGTGCTTGCACTCTTCTAAATGAG CCTTTGGCACCAATATGTGAAGTTTGTGGTACGGAAAAACCTAAAATTGCAAAGGCAAAGTACGCAACTTGGTCTTGTAAATTTTGTACTCTAGAGAACAGCACTAAGCTTGACAAATGTTCGGCGTGCGATCAATGGAGATACTCATATGGGCTTTGA